The Methanocaldococcus sp. DNA window GTATTGTTTTTATTTGGAACATACTTAGAGAGAATAATAGGCTCAAAAAAATATCTTTTAATTTTTTTATTGTCTGGAATTTTAGGAAATCTATCTTATATTGTCTATGCATATATAACTGGAAATTTTATTCCTTCTGTTGGTGCCTCAGGAGCCATATTTGGAATCTTAGGTACTTTAGCAGTTATTGCTCCAAATTTAAGAGTTGTTGTCTTTCCTCTACCAATACCAGTTAGTATTAGAATTGCTGTTGTATTATTTGCACTTATAGATTTAATTCTTCTACCATATTCTATGAAAACTGGAATAGCACATATTACTCATTTAACTGGATTAATAACTGGAATTATTTTTGGTTTATACTTACATAAAAAGTATAAGAATATAAATGACTTCATTTAAAATTTAAAATAAAAATTATGTGGTGAAAAGATGTATAATATCTTTAAATTCTCAAAAAGAGAGATTATTGATTTAACTGCATCAGTCATTGCAATAGCAATTATTTTCTCTTATCCTTTTCTCTCGTTGTATATTTTTATAGTTAGTTTAATAGCCGTTGGTAGTGGATTTATATTCCACGAATTAATGCATAGAACAGTTGCAAGAAAGTATGGAGCATGGAGTGAATTTAGAGCATGGTATGAAGGTTTAGCATTGGCGTTAATATTAAAAATTGCATTGGGTTTTACATTCATAGCCCCCGGAGCAGTTTATATTTATAAAGATTATTTAACAGTTGAAGAAAATGGAAAAATTGCATTGGCTGGACCTTTAACAAATGTTGCCTTAGCATTTATATTTTTAATAATATCAATAATTTTTAAGTCAAATTATCTATTATGGTTTATAGGGAAATACGGTTTTATGGTTAACTTATTTTTAGCAGGATTTAACATGCTCTCAATTCCACCATTTGACGGTGAAAAAGTATTAAGATGGAATCCATTAATTTGGGCAGTTGTGGGAATTCCACTAATATGTTACATAATTTATATGATGTTCTGGTGAGAGTTGTGAATATTAAAGAATTTTTTCAAATAATATCACTACTATATTTATTATTTTTATTATATGGATTTTTAGTAATATCTAATTTTAATCTTTATTTAACTTTATTTTATGGCATACCAATAGTTTTTTGGGTAATCTGGGCAAAAATAAAAAAAGAAAGTTGGGATATATACAATAAAAACAATAGAATAGTCCCTTTAACTATTACAACTTTATATATATTCTTATTATCATTATTTTGGCACAATATTTTTAATTTTATTTTTTTGGGGAATGTTTTATTAATTCTAATAATTACAAAATTTTGGAAGATTAGTATGCACTGTTATGGACTTTCAGCAATGAGTTATTTAATTTATAAATTTACAGGCAATGTTTTTTTATTTGTAATATATATTTTTCTTTTAATTATTACAATATATGCAAGGATTTATCTAAAAAAGCACACATATTCCCAAGTTTTAGTAGGAACATTATTGGGTTTTCTATTTAACTATGTCTTATTAAATGTCCTAAGGTGAAAATTATGGAAAATATAAAAGACAAAAAAGATTTAACTATTTCAATAATTGGGGGAACTGACGGTTTGGGAAAATGGTTTGCTAAATATTTAAAAAATAAGGGTTTTAACATTATAGTTACAGGAAGAGATGTAGAAAAAGGAAAAAATGTTGAAAAAGAGTTAAATGTTAAATTTACAAACAACAATGTAGAGGCGGCTAAAAAAGGGGATATTGTTATAATTGCAGTTCCAATAACTGTTACTGAAAGAGTTATTAAAGAAGTAGCTCCTCATGTAAGAGAAGGTTGCTTATTAATGGATATAACATCTATTAAAGAAATTCCTACAAAAACTATGGAAAAATATGTTAAAGAAGGAGTTACTGTTATTCCAACACACCCTATGTTTGGTCCATCTACTCCATCTTTATTAAGGCAGGTTGTTATTCTAACACCAACTGAAAAGCATAAAAAGAGCGAATGGTTTGAAAAAGTTTATAATTTTTTAGTTAAAGAAGGGGCTAAGGTTATTGTCATTCCAGCTGAAAAACACGACAGAATTATGGGAATTGTCCAAGGTTTAACGCACTTCGCATTTATATCTTTAGGATCTACTCTAAAAGAGTTGAATGTTGATATAAAAGAATCGAGAAAATTTGCCTCTCCAATTTATGAGTTGATGATTTCAATTATTGGAAGGATTATAGGACAAAATCCTTATTTATATGCTGACATTCAAATGTTCAATCCAAGAATACAGGAAATTCACAAAGCTTTTATAAATCAATGTATGGAAATTAGTAAAATCGTTGCAAATAAAGATAGAGAAGGTTTTGTAAAAATAATGAAAGAGGCGGCTAAGCACTTCGGTAGTGAGGCAAAGAGAGGGGCTTATTACTCTGACAAGGCAGTATTTGCTTTATCATCAGAAATTGAAAAATTAAATAAGTTAATAGGAAAAGAAATTGCTGTAAAAAATCTAAATTCAAATAATATCCATTTTGGAATTTTAAAAAATATTGAAGATGATTATTTAATATTAGAAAAAAATGGAAAAGAATTGAAGTTCAATATATTAAGAGTTGAAGTATTTTCTGGAGAAGAATTAAAGAACTTAAAGAAAAAATTTTTTGAGAGAA harbors:
- a CDS encoding site-2 protease family protein, with the protein product MYNIFKFSKREIIDLTASVIAIAIIFSYPFLSLYIFIVSLIAVGSGFIFHELMHRTVARKYGAWSEFRAWYEGLALALILKIALGFTFIAPGAVYIYKDYLTVEENGKIALAGPLTNVALAFIFLIISIIFKSNYLLWFIGKYGFMVNLFLAGFNMLSIPPFDGEKVLRWNPLIWAVVGIPLICYIIYMMFW
- a CDS encoding prephenate dehydrogenase, producing MENIKDKKDLTISIIGGTDGLGKWFAKYLKNKGFNIIVTGRDVEKGKNVEKELNVKFTNNNVEAAKKGDIVIIAVPITVTERVIKEVAPHVREGCLLMDITSIKEIPTKTMEKYVKEGVTVIPTHPMFGPSTPSLLRQVVILTPTEKHKKSEWFEKVYNFLVKEGAKVIVIPAEKHDRIMGIVQGLTHFAFISLGSTLKELNVDIKESRKFASPIYELMISIIGRIIGQNPYLYADIQMFNPRIQEIHKAFINQCMEISKIVANKDREGFVKIMKEAAKHFGSEAKRGAYYSDKAVFALSSEIEKLNKLIGKEIAVKNLNSNNIHFGILKNIEDDYLILEKNGKELKFNILRVEVFSGEELKNLKKKFFERKYSDISVLFKKSVDENVILNLLKKLFDVEIIDVYEGDKIEEGYKSITFRIYGYSKKAELKDIEKEFLNIIKNIGGKERFK
- a CDS encoding rhomboid family intramembrane serine protease, which codes for MFVISFFVPQLYYYFALWPNLVIYMPWQIITSIFMHANITHLLINMFVLFLFGTYLERIIGSKKYLLIFLLSGILGNLSYIVYAYITGNFIPSVGASGAIFGILGTLAVIAPNLRVVVFPLPIPVSIRIAVVLFALIDLILLPYSMKTGIAHITHLTGLITGIIFGLYLHKKYKNINDFI